The following are encoded in a window of Coffea eugenioides isolate CCC68of unplaced genomic scaffold, Ceug_1.0 ScVebR1_55;HRSCAF=288, whole genome shotgun sequence genomic DNA:
- the LOC113758539 gene encoding GDSL esterase/lipase At1g29670-like, whose product MTFATKQWVFLPVVGVVILFLQPFALGNPQVPCYFIFGDSQDDNGNNNYLNTTAKANYPPYGIDLPEGPTGRFTNGRNQADFIAELLGFEGYMPPFANIKGQDITKGVNYASAASGILDQTGRQLGDIVSLNQQLQNHRRVTSQLVRLIGNEAATKEYLAKCLYTFAIGSNDYIDSYLLPEYYPTSRLRTPRQFARMLIIEYSQQLRKLYRLGARKIAIFGLGFLGCVPGLLSIDGTCVDSLNSEVQLFNEELKPLVDELNTELSGAHFIYVNVTAITLSTMPAEITIDKSPCCNVSTTVSAGQCIPGQIPCSNRNQYYFWDDFHPSEIVYEASSRLAYSALSSLLNAYPFGIGSLADTDSRDKLEIQ is encoded by the exons ATGACTTTTGCAACTAAGCAGTGGGTTTTCTTGCCCGTCGTAGGAGTGGTTATCCTCTTCTTGCAACCATTTGCTCTGGGCAATCCTCAGGTCCCTTGTTACTTCATTTTCGGCGACTCCCAAGATGACAATGGCAACAACAATTACCTGAACACTACTGCCAAGGCAAATTATCCACCTTACGGCATTGATTTGCCGGAAGGTCCAACTGGTCGCTTCACCAATGGGCGAAACCAAGCGGACTTCATAG CTGAGCTCCTTGGATTTGAGGGCTACATGCCTCCATTTGCAAATATAAAAGGCCAGGACATCACTAAAGGTGTTAACTATGCATCAGCAGCATCCGGAATTCTTGACCAGACAGGTCGCCAGCTG GGCGATATCGTCAGCCTCAACCAACAATTGCAAAATCATAGAAGAGTAACTTCGCAGCTTGTGAGATTAATTGGGAACGAAGCTGCAACAAAAGAATACCTAGCCAAATGTTTGTATACTTTTGCAATTGGAAGTAATGATTACATCGACAGCTACTTACTCCCAGAATATTATCCTACAAGCCGCCTACGTACTCCAAGACAATTTGCTAGAATGTTGATTATAGAATATTCTCAGCAACTACGG AAATTGTACAGATTGGGGGCAAGAAAAATAGCTATCTTTGGGCTAGGTTTCCTTGGTTGTGTGCCTGGTTTGTTATCTATAGATGGTACATGTGTGGATTCTTTAAATAGTGAAGTTCAGTTATTCAATGAGGAGCTCAAGCCGCTGGTCGATGAACTGAATACCGAGTTAAGCGGTGCACATTTTATCTATGTAAATGTCACAGCAATCACTTTGAGCACTATGCCTGCAG AAATTACAATTGATAAATCACCATGCTGCAATGTGTCTACAACAGTTAGTGCTGGACAATGCATTCCTGGACAAATTCCCTGCAGCAACAGAAACCAATATTATTTCTGGGATGATTTCCATCCCAGTGAAATAGTGTATGAAGCATCTTCCAGATTGGCATACTCTGCATTATCCTCATTACTTAATGCTTATCCTTTTGGTATCGGTAGCCTAGCAGACACCGACTCTCGTGATAAACTGGAGATACAATAG